One window from the genome of Bdellovibrionales bacterium encodes:
- a CDS encoding alpha/beta hydrolase, translating into MGISEPWVLLRGLMRHSGHWGAFGEKLQQQFPSSKILLLDLPGNGTKCHLSTPMNVSETIDILREEVHRATGTTPFHFLGLSLGAMVGLKWAEASPESFLSLIAINPSLKQYSKPWQRLRPQSLFGIAAAILAKDPLSREKMILRLTSAMSSDKQQHFAQFFADFDLRWPLKRENFLRQIVLASRIQLKKPVKVPTVIFASSQDNLVSSRCSIDLARAFSSHLEVHPTAGHDLVLDEPDWVISQIKSFVFQLGQKT; encoded by the coding sequence ATGGGCATCTCTGAACCATGGGTGCTTCTCAGAGGTCTTATGCGGCACTCAGGACACTGGGGCGCTTTTGGAGAGAAGCTTCAGCAGCAATTTCCGAGTTCGAAAATCCTTCTCCTTGATCTGCCTGGGAACGGAACAAAATGTCATCTTTCAACTCCAATGAATGTAAGTGAGACCATTGATATCCTGAGAGAAGAAGTTCATAGGGCGACAGGAACGACTCCATTTCATTTTTTGGGATTGTCTTTGGGAGCAATGGTTGGACTCAAATGGGCAGAAGCAAGCCCCGAGTCTTTTCTTTCTCTCATAGCCATAAACCCGAGTCTCAAGCAATATTCCAAACCTTGGCAGCGTTTGAGACCTCAATCGCTTTTCGGAATCGCTGCTGCGATTCTTGCCAAAGATCCGCTCAGTCGAGAGAAGATGATTCTCCGCCTGACAAGCGCGATGAGCTCCGATAAACAGCAGCATTTTGCACAATTCTTTGCTGATTTTGATTTGCGGTGGCCACTCAAAAGAGAGAATTTTTTGCGACAAATTGTGTTGGCATCTAGAATTCAATTGAAGAAGCCTGTAAAGGTCCCAACGGTTATTTTTGCTTCTTCACAGGATAACCTCGTTTCTTCTCGTTGCTCCATCGATCTGGCTCGGGCCTTCTCATCCCATCTTGAGGTGCATCCGACTGCGGGTCATGATCTCGTCTTAGATGAGCCGGATTGGGTGATAAGCCAAATCAAATCATTTGTTTTTCAGTTGGGACAGAAGACTTAA
- a CDS encoding DUF2817 domain-containing protein → MSIFKQELGRLTAATEQFDKLGILDEQFWFSWQGARYPLPIVKFGPSREKPAPTLLLSSGVHGLERIGVELSLSLIDTLSRRIKWDASLNQIFEKVRLVIVPFVNPYGFVHFRRSNVNHVDLMRNAPIEAEERTPWLIGGHRLSRSLPWYRGFANELESEAKILCERVLHEAARSPVLVSLDIHSGFGIVDRLWFPFAYSKRPFPLMTEVSALVDIYEENFPHHIYRIQPQSHDYTTHGDLWDYMFLEHQKQSSNIFLPLSLEMGSWNWIKKNPLQLFSKLGFFNPVKGHRRARTLRRHYGLIDFLLRSLYSEKFWKEIQIKKNENHHQSRGRRWYGHL, encoded by the coding sequence ATGTCAATTTTCAAACAGGAACTCGGACGCCTCACGGCAGCGACAGAGCAATTTGACAAGCTTGGAATTCTGGACGAGCAATTTTGGTTTTCCTGGCAGGGGGCGAGATATCCTCTTCCTATCGTGAAATTTGGCCCCTCTCGGGAAAAGCCAGCTCCAACACTTCTTTTGTCCAGTGGAGTTCACGGATTAGAAAGAATAGGCGTGGAACTTTCATTGTCGCTCATAGACACGCTTTCACGAAGAATAAAGTGGGATGCCAGTCTGAATCAAATTTTTGAGAAAGTTCGATTGGTTATAGTGCCTTTTGTGAATCCCTACGGTTTTGTTCATTTTCGAAGATCCAATGTGAACCATGTAGATCTCATGAGGAATGCACCAATAGAAGCAGAAGAGCGAACTCCTTGGCTCATTGGTGGGCATCGATTGAGCAGGAGCCTTCCTTGGTATCGAGGATTTGCAAACGAATTAGAAAGTGAAGCTAAAATACTATGTGAACGCGTTCTCCATGAGGCGGCACGTTCGCCCGTGTTAGTTTCACTTGATATTCACTCGGGTTTTGGAATTGTGGATCGCCTTTGGTTTCCCTTTGCTTATTCGAAGCGACCATTCCCTCTGATGACGGAAGTTTCTGCACTTGTAGATATTTATGAAGAAAACTTTCCCCACCACATCTATCGGATTCAACCGCAATCTCATGACTATACGACTCATGGGGATCTATGGGATTACATGTTTTTAGAACATCAAAAGCAAAGCTCAAATATCTTTCTCCCATTATCTCTTGAAATGGGTTCCTGGAATTGGATTAAGAAGAATCCTCTCCAGTTGTTCTCAAAGCTGGGTTTTTTCAATCCCGTCAAAGGCCATCGCCGAGCTCGCACTTTGCGTCGGCATTATGGACTGATCGATTTTCTATTGAGAAGCCTCTATTCAGAAAAATTTTGGAAAGAAATCCAGATCAAAAAAAACGAGAATCATCACCAGAGTAGGGGGAGGCGGTGGTATGGGCATCTCTGA
- a CDS encoding coenzyme F420-0:L-glutamate ligase, producing MKPLSIHPIQTRIFHQRENLCDFIVQSIPNQLVQEGILLAVTSKIMSLAEGRLKSHANTSKREIVEKEADLYLGEIGHGCFLTIKNGLLIPSAGIDESNSEHADLILYPEDPFESAQELWKDLRKAWNIENLGLVVTDSHTTPLRRGVTGICLSYAGFRAVRNLVGTHDLFGRELRMTQMNYADGLAAAAVMMMGEGAEARPLAVIENAEIQFSEEVIKEELQIPLEEDLYYPLLQAFLSKTDEGI from the coding sequence TTGAAGCCGCTGTCGATCCACCCCATTCAAACTCGAATATTTCATCAACGAGAAAATCTCTGTGACTTTATTGTCCAGTCGATTCCCAACCAACTCGTTCAAGAGGGGATTTTGTTGGCCGTTACATCAAAGATAATGAGCCTTGCAGAGGGCCGACTTAAATCCCATGCCAACACTTCAAAACGAGAAATTGTAGAAAAGGAGGCGGACCTTTACCTTGGGGAGATCGGTCACGGCTGCTTTCTTACAATCAAGAACGGTCTTCTTATTCCTTCAGCCGGAATTGACGAATCAAATTCTGAACACGCCGACTTGATCCTTTATCCGGAGGATCCGTTCGAAAGTGCTCAGGAACTTTGGAAGGATCTTCGGAAGGCTTGGAATATAGAGAACCTTGGTCTTGTGGTGACCGATTCTCACACGACTCCGCTCAGAAGAGGTGTAACCGGAATATGTTTGAGTTATGCGGGCTTTCGTGCGGTCCGAAATCTTGTTGGTACACATGACCTATTTGGTCGTGAGCTGCGTATGACTCAGATGAATTATGCGGATGGTCTTGCGGCCGCTGCTGTTATGATGATGGGCGAAGGCGCTGAAGCGAGACCTCTTGCTGTCATTGAGAACGCCGAAATCCAATTCTCTGAAGAGGTCATAAAAGAGGAGTTGCAAATTCCTCTTGAAGAGGACTTGTATTATCCTCTCTTGCAAGCTTTCCTATCAAAAACAGATGAGGGTATTTAA
- the folP gene encoding dihydropteroate synthase, with translation MRCFVGFGSNLGDRRSNLEKAARALSNESAVQLLQRSPLVETPALVPEGAPEHWRKSFLNAVVEIGWGGSPNELVRCLKKIEVDLGREPAPRWAPRSLDLDLLTFGDQTFSSETLQVPHPEIFNRQFVLAPLKHLAPSLKIPGHQETVLERSRSLNNPLPLWMGILNFTPDSFSDGNELSCAAKLEDILEAFDQDNTQILDLGAESTRPGAHPLTPEEEWGRLAAKLELIFDRFRNRIFRPWISVDTYHPQTAARAASLGVEIINDVSGLANEGMLEVLKGTKCQYVLMHSLTVPANPDVNLQVDDPVQNIIEWAQRKINQLDRSGVNLDRVIFDPGIGFGKTGATSVLILQQIQRFFFLPVRILVGHSRKSFFNQWGHREVGNRDPETLGVSLKLAERGVDILRVHRPDLHQRTFRTFREV, from the coding sequence ATGAGATGTTTTGTTGGCTTCGGTTCGAACCTGGGCGATCGAAGATCCAATCTGGAAAAGGCCGCTAGGGCTCTTTCCAACGAAAGTGCGGTTCAATTGCTACAGCGATCACCTCTTGTTGAGACTCCGGCGCTGGTGCCAGAGGGGGCCCCTGAACATTGGCGCAAATCCTTTCTGAACGCCGTTGTTGAAATAGGCTGGGGCGGTAGTCCCAATGAGCTTGTGCGATGTCTTAAAAAAATTGAAGTTGACCTCGGGAGAGAGCCGGCCCCTCGGTGGGCACCAAGATCACTGGATCTCGATCTTCTCACTTTTGGAGACCAGACTTTTAGTAGCGAAACTCTTCAGGTGCCTCATCCAGAGATTTTTAACCGGCAATTTGTGCTGGCGCCGCTCAAGCACCTTGCTCCCTCATTGAAAATTCCGGGACATCAGGAGACCGTATTGGAGCGCAGCCGCTCTCTAAATAATCCTCTTCCTCTTTGGATGGGCATTTTAAATTTCACGCCTGATTCTTTTTCTGACGGTAACGAGCTCTCTTGTGCTGCAAAACTGGAAGATATCTTGGAGGCCTTTGATCAGGACAATACGCAGATCCTTGATTTGGGAGCCGAGTCAACCAGGCCAGGGGCCCATCCTCTCACTCCGGAAGAAGAGTGGGGTCGGCTCGCAGCGAAGCTAGAATTAATTTTTGATAGATTTCGAAATCGAATATTTCGCCCATGGATCAGCGTAGACACCTACCATCCGCAAACAGCTGCCAGGGCCGCGTCCCTTGGCGTGGAAATCATTAATGACGTCAGTGGATTGGCAAATGAGGGCATGCTCGAAGTTCTCAAAGGGACAAAGTGTCAGTATGTATTGATGCACAGTTTGACAGTTCCTGCCAATCCAGATGTAAACTTGCAGGTAGATGATCCCGTGCAGAACATCATTGAGTGGGCCCAAAGAAAAATAAACCAACTGGATCGTTCTGGCGTCAATCTTGACAGGGTTATTTTCGACCCGGGCATTGGTTTTGGAAAAACTGGAGCAACTTCGGTGCTTATCTTACAGCAAATCCAAAGATTTTTTTTTCTTCCCGTTCGAATTCTGGTCGGACATTCCCGAAAATCTTTTTTCAATCAATGGGGCCATCGGGAGGTCGGGAATCGTGATCCTGAGACTTTAGGTGTTTCACTCAAACTTGCAGAGAGAGGTGTTGATATTTTGCGCGTACACAGACCTGATCTTCATCAACGCACGTTTCGCACTTTTCGGGAGGTTTGA
- a CDS encoding dihydroneopterin aldolase, translating to MSQISFPCSSLKLEELTLAVRLGCSKAERSKAQEVRVSVEIRFLKCPKGALTDSLDDTICYATISESIKRHCESREFSLVERMGYEIYGLVREIVGSTADLGISVHKMHPPVENLRGGVIFRCGDFAI from the coding sequence ATGTCCCAAATCAGCTTTCCATGTAGTTCCCTTAAGCTTGAAGAGCTGACTCTTGCTGTGCGACTGGGGTGCTCGAAGGCAGAGCGATCCAAAGCTCAAGAGGTTCGGGTGTCAGTTGAGATTCGATTTCTTAAGTGTCCAAAAGGGGCGCTGACGGACTCACTCGACGACACGATCTGTTATGCGACAATATCCGAGTCCATCAAGAGACATTGCGAGTCTCGGGAGTTTTCTTTGGTCGAGAGGATGGGCTATGAAATTTATGGTCTTGTTCGAGAGATAGTCGGTTCCACCGCTGATCTAGGAATTTCTGTTCACAAAATGCATCCGCCAGTCGAGAATCTTCGCGGGGGAGTCATCTTTCGGTGTGGGGATTTTGCGATATGA
- a CDS encoding CADD family putative folate metabolism protein: MTDLFSASFAHLHLLKHPFYQAWAAGTLSKDVLRRYATQYYFHVDCFPRYLGAIHSHCENQSQRKKILENLNEEEGASYGTSHPELWLQFAEGLGTHRDEILGAEPGRAIQNVISHFFRFSRSSFEEGLGALYAYESQVPEIAESKLEGLRLRYGIDDERTLAFFEVHRKADIEHRSVILEMLEKLPSEKKQLAQRAATDAAQSLWDFLTSVQDERANYVPNQLSM; the protein is encoded by the coding sequence ATGACTGATTTATTTTCAGCTTCTTTTGCGCATCTTCATCTCTTAAAGCATCCTTTTTATCAAGCTTGGGCGGCTGGCACTTTGTCAAAAGACGTGCTCCGCAGGTATGCCACCCAGTACTACTTTCACGTTGACTGTTTTCCACGATATTTGGGCGCTATACATTCTCACTGCGAAAACCAGAGTCAACGAAAGAAAATTTTGGAAAATCTAAATGAAGAAGAGGGAGCTTCTTACGGGACTTCGCATCCAGAACTTTGGCTGCAATTTGCTGAAGGCCTGGGTACACATCGAGATGAAATTCTCGGAGCGGAGCCTGGTCGTGCAATTCAGAATGTGATATCTCATTTCTTTCGATTTTCTCGATCTTCTTTTGAGGAGGGACTAGGCGCGCTTTACGCATATGAATCGCAGGTTCCTGAGATTGCAGAGTCGAAGTTGGAGGGGTTACGGTTGCGGTATGGTATAGATGACGAGAGGACGCTCGCGTTTTTTGAGGTTCATCGAAAGGCCGATATTGAGCATCGCTCTGTAATTTTGGAAATGCTTGAAAAACTGCCATCTGAAAAAAAGCAGTTGGCTCAGAGAGCTGCTACAGATGCGGCTCAGTCGCTCTGGGACTTTCTAACCTCAGTGCAAGACGAAAGAGCGAATTATGTCCCAAATCAGCTTTCCATGTAG